From a single Porites lutea chromosome 10, jaPorLute2.1, whole genome shotgun sequence genomic region:
- the LOC140949627 gene encoding uncharacterized protein — protein sequence MTALHPAGNDEERQPRKDLCPPPEGTAQPISDDRDPLVKMLMQIAATQDAILEDHLLLVNRVGLHSCSDYCLRTPRHPEQGLQPRERVCRMEFGSEFCPGKKIHGSREIVEDHNGAPRLEMPRDHPRVVQHSRYQLQSWRANGDVSLILSNSPPDNPSTDDIIAIIDYVCGYACKDSEPAGATSDLFKDMVNAVDAGDADQVTGKSMCAKMLIKTVGRRDISGPEAAHSFLGVRTGGRSCNELTVPTGPLLEKIQKKVRKSESSGW from the coding sequence ATGACAGCATTACATCCAGCTGGCAATGACGAAGAACGGCAGCCGAGAAAAGACCTCTGCCCACCACCTGAGGGAACGGCTCAGCCCATATCAGATGATAGGGATCCGTTAGTTAAGATGCTAATGCAAATAGCTGCAACACAAGATGCAATACTGGAGGATCATTTGCTTTTAGTAAACCGGGTTGGACTCCACAGTTGCTCTGATTACTGCTTGAGAACTCCTCGCCATCCGGAGCAAGGATTGCAGCCGAGAGAACGTGTATGTCGGATGGAGTTTGGAAGCGAGTTCTGcccagggaaaaaaattcatggtAGTCGGGAAATTGTGGAAGATCATAATGGAGCACCCCGCCTAGAGATGCCACGTGACCATCCACGTGTGGTTCAGCATTCTCGTTATCAGCTACAATCATGGAGAGCAAATGGGGATGTAAGCTTGATTCTTTCCAATTCTCCTCCAGATAATCCGAGTACAGATGATATCATTGCCATAATTGACTATGTGTGTGGATATGCTTGCAAAGATAGCGAACCCGCTGGTGCAACTTCTGATCTCTTTAAGGACATGGTGAATGCTGTTGATGCAGGTGATGCAGACCAAGTGACAGGCAAGTCAATGTGTGCTAAGATGCTGATAAAGACGGTAGGAAGACGAGATATCAGTGGACCGGAGGCAGCTCACAGCTTTCTTGGAGTACGAACAGGTGGAAGGTCTTGCAATGAGTTGACTGTACCTACAGGTCCcttactagagaaaattcaaaaaaaagtGCGAAAATCTGAAAGTTCTGGTTGGTGA